In one Sphingobacterium daejeonense genomic region, the following are encoded:
- a CDS encoding RagB/SusD family nutrient uptake outer membrane protein, which translates to MRGPVVWSDEAWDTDAESEPTLMSGRVYNGDASAAFHPMTNISADAGNGDYWNRYWAGIRNCSVFIKNIDAATVNSETDRKRWKAEAHLLRAYYYHELLKWFGSALPIMREPMEFDADFSGVEKPTYYDLVKFIMEDCDVALATSELPWTITDQGEQHRITKSVAEAIKSKVILYAASPQNNAGQNYWEQAYTVNKQSLANLRANGYELYNKVNYPQTYLSATAFIGPTVNEKASLYNEYFTQGMQFSGTRIDKETILAK; encoded by the coding sequence ATGCGTGGGCCCGTTGTTTGGAGCGATGAAGCTTGGGACACAGATGCAGAATCTGAACCGACCTTGATGTCCGGAAGAGTATACAATGGTGATGCTTCAGCTGCCTTTCATCCAATGACCAACATTAGCGCTGATGCAGGAAACGGAGACTATTGGAACCGCTATTGGGCAGGAATTAGAAATTGTTCCGTATTTATCAAGAATATCGACGCGGCAACTGTTAATAGTGAAACAGACCGTAAAAGATGGAAAGCTGAAGCCCATTTGTTAAGAGCATACTATTATCACGAATTATTGAAATGGTTTGGTTCTGCGTTACCTATCATGAGGGAGCCAATGGAATTTGATGCTGACTTTTCAGGAGTTGAAAAACCAACTTACTATGATTTGGTCAAATTTATAATGGAAGATTGTGATGTCGCATTGGCAACATCCGAGTTGCCATGGACCATTACCGACCAAGGTGAGCAACATCGGATTACCAAATCTGTGGCAGAAGCCATAAAATCCAAAGTGATCTTATATGCAGCAAGCCCACAGAATAATGCTGGACAAAATTATTGGGAACAAGCATATACTGTGAATAAGCAATCGTTAGCAAACCTGCGAGCAAATGGATATGAACTTTATAATAAAGTTAACTATCCACAGACCTATCTTTCAGCAACAGCTTTTATAGGTCCAACGGTGAATGAGAAAGCATCATTGTATAATGAATACTTTACTCAGGGAATGCAATTTTCAGGTACTCGGATCGATAAGGAAACAATTTTGGCAAAGTAG
- a CDS encoding SusC/RagA family TonB-linked outer membrane protein, with translation MPALDQSWTSFTREPERLTSLEYLNLRNQASLNDGLEAPFSADIIAKYENPLAGLDRNDPDYNTKAMVLNYMYPDHDYYREFIAKNTPQTRVNINGSGGTDKLSYFVNGAFLRQGGNLITEPKEQLGYDPSSWMRRYNFRSNLDYKISEYVNSFLNIGTYIEQVNMPSAGLYGGDTNWMMRDLLYQAQSILPITPGPVTIGGFGIEPGQIVDPGYMDRSAFEIINRMGYRNEIRSNLNASLGIDVSLGKYVPGLSVKGMVSYDTRATTAAQGYKRERLYLAEIVPASNTLNYAVKRSEEELLSLVKGADSRYNINLQGSINYVKTFAEKHNITGMILAQRDNWETTAGEIPFNVIGVAGRFTYGYDDRYLAEINMGYNGSEQFAPSKRFGFFPAFSVGWILSNEPYMPKYEWLDNLKFRASYGKVGNDQMGGVRFLYQTKNTLGGGPLGSLATIPGSNSSLGQGINQGLIGNPNVTWELAEKQNYGVDLGLFKELTAAFDYYIEDRSQILIQRQSVPSFQGVPLGNIPRVNMGIVNNKGFEVELTYRKTITDKLHLSFNGNYGENRNVVKFIDEPIRDESYVHRYRGTGYAMGQNFGYKIDYSNGNGMFNSQEELDSYLATTSYGFGVPRVGYFKYEDLNKDGVVDDKDQVPIGASTIPGITYGFGMTVSFAGFDATVFFQGVGRYSGVWGRYTGCI, from the coding sequence ATGCCAGCCCTTGATCAAAGTTGGACATCTTTTACAAGAGAACCTGAACGATTAACATCCTTAGAATATTTGAACCTGAGAAATCAGGCATCCCTAAATGATGGTTTGGAAGCACCATTTTCAGCTGATATCATCGCGAAATATGAAAATCCATTGGCGGGTCTCGATCGCAATGATCCAGATTACAATACTAAGGCAATGGTCTTAAATTATATGTACCCTGACCATGATTATTACCGTGAATTTATAGCTAAAAATACACCTCAGACTCGAGTAAATATCAACGGTAGCGGGGGTACAGATAAATTGAGCTATTTCGTTAATGGCGCATTTCTCAGACAGGGAGGTAATTTGATAACTGAGCCTAAAGAGCAGTTAGGATATGACCCTTCCTCTTGGATGCGGAGATATAACTTTAGATCTAACCTGGATTATAAAATAAGCGAATACGTAAATTCTTTCTTAAATATCGGGACGTATATTGAGCAAGTAAATATGCCTTCAGCAGGTTTATATGGAGGAGATACCAATTGGATGATGCGTGATTTATTGTATCAGGCTCAATCAATTTTACCTATTACCCCTGGACCAGTGACTATTGGTGGATTTGGTATTGAGCCTGGCCAGATCGTTGATCCGGGATATATGGATAGATCAGCCTTTGAAATCATCAATCGAATGGGATATAGGAATGAAATCAGGTCCAATCTAAATGCTTCCTTAGGTATTGATGTCTCTTTAGGAAAGTATGTTCCAGGATTAAGTGTGAAAGGTATGGTTTCATACGATACCAGAGCAACCACCGCTGCCCAAGGGTATAAAAGGGAAAGACTTTACCTGGCTGAAATTGTGCCCGCATCAAATACATTGAATTATGCCGTGAAACGTTCCGAAGAGGAACTTTTAAGTCTTGTTAAAGGTGCTGATTCCAGGTATAATATCAATTTACAAGGTTCCATTAATTATGTAAAAACATTCGCTGAGAAACACAACATCACCGGAATGATCCTCGCGCAGCGGGATAACTGGGAAACTACAGCCGGTGAAATTCCTTTTAATGTCATCGGTGTTGCAGGAAGGTTTACCTATGGATATGATGACCGCTATTTGGCAGAGATCAATATGGGGTATAATGGTTCTGAACAATTTGCTCCCAGTAAAAGATTTGGTTTCTTTCCAGCATTTTCTGTTGGATGGATTCTGAGCAATGAACCCTATATGCCAAAATACGAATGGCTTGATAATTTAAAATTCAGAGCATCCTATGGTAAAGTTGGTAATGACCAAATGGGGGGAGTTAGGTTCTTATATCAAACCAAGAATACCTTAGGAGGAGGTCCTTTGGGTAGTTTAGCCACTATACCAGGTTCGAATTCGAGTTTAGGTCAAGGAATCAATCAAGGCTTGATCGGCAATCCAAATGTTACTTGGGAGTTGGCCGAAAAGCAAAACTATGGTGTGGATTTGGGGCTGTTTAAGGAATTGACAGCTGCATTTGATTATTATATTGAAGACAGGAGCCAGATTCTTATTCAAAGACAATCTGTTCCTTCCTTTCAAGGTGTACCGCTAGGAAATATCCCTAGAGTTAATATGGGAATCGTGAACAATAAGGGATTCGAAGTAGAGTTGACTTATAGAAAAACCATTACAGACAAGTTGCACCTGAGCTTCAACGGTAATTATGGTGAAAACAGAAATGTAGTTAAGTTCATTGATGAACCTATTCGCGATGAGTCTTATGTACATCGATATCGTGGAACCGGTTATGCCATGGGACAAAATTTCGGTTATAAAATAGATTATAGCAATGGCAATGGAATGTTCAATAGCCAAGAAGAACTTGATAGTTATTTAGCAACCACGAGTTATGGGTTTGGAGTTCCCAGAGTTGGTTATTTCAAATATGAAGATTTAAATAAAGATGGTGTGGTGGATGATAAAGATCAAGTGCCGATTGGGGCTTCTACTATTCCTGGTATTACCTATGGTTTTGGAATGACCGTTTCGTTTGCAGGATTTGATGCTACGGTGTTTTTTCAAGGAGTAGGTCGCTATTCAGGAGTGTGGGGGCGGTACACAGGGTGTATATGA
- a CDS encoding TonB-dependent receptor plug domain-containing protein, protein MFKSLSILLILFISVHVLWAQSGFKIEGTIRDAETKEILPGVTIRFVNSNIATSSDDQGRFELDLPNSGKLNFSLIGYQQQETEVNAARNLTIDLLKQGEDIDEVVVVAYGQQKKLSVTGAVSSVSSEDLKKTPSASLAVALAGKLPGLSSVQRGGGQPGRDDATMFLRGAATTNGQAPLILIDGVPRDNIRTLDANEVETVTVLKDASATAVFGVRGANGVILITTKRGKVGKIELNASP, encoded by the coding sequence TTGTTCAAGTCGTTATCCATTCTTCTGATTTTATTTATTTCAGTTCATGTTTTATGGGCCCAATCAGGGTTTAAAATTGAAGGGACGATTCGTGATGCAGAAACCAAGGAAATCTTGCCGGGAGTTACCATTCGATTTGTAAACAGCAATATCGCTACTTCCAGTGACGATCAAGGCCGTTTCGAACTTGACCTTCCCAATAGCGGAAAATTAAATTTCAGCTTAATTGGATACCAACAGCAAGAAACGGAAGTGAATGCGGCTAGAAATCTAACCATTGATTTGTTGAAACAGGGCGAAGATATTGATGAAGTTGTTGTTGTGGCATATGGTCAACAAAAGAAATTATCAGTTACGGGTGCTGTATCTTCAGTTAGCAGCGAAGATCTGAAGAAAACGCCTTCAGCAAGTTTGGCTGTCGCTCTTGCAGGTAAACTTCCTGGTCTATCTTCTGTGCAAAGAGGTGGTGGACAACCTGGCCGTGATGATGCAACCATGTTTCTTCGTGGGGCTGCAACAACAAATGGACAAGCGCCACTTATCTTAATTGATGGGGTACCAAGGGATAATATCCGAACGCTGGATGCCAATGAGGTAGAAACAGTGACGGTTTTGAAAGATGCTTCCGCAACCGCCGTTTTTGGGGTAAGAGGTGCCAATGGCGTAATCTTAATTACAACCAAAAGAGGTAAAGTAGGTAAGATAGAATTGAATGCCAGCCCTTGA
- a CDS encoding FGGY-family carbohydrate kinase, giving the protein MDAFANIDLNEFANYTEAYHSLMLHLVKAQVKSTNLIMNEGKITRVFVDGGFSKNSIYMNLLAKEYPEVEVYAASMAQATAVGAALVIHEHWNSLPIPNDLIELRFFRT; this is encoded by the coding sequence TTGGATGCCTTTGCAAATATAGATCTTAATGAGTTTGCTAATTATACAGAAGCTTATCATTCTTTGATGCTACATTTGGTTAAAGCACAAGTGAAATCGACCAACTTGATCATGAATGAAGGAAAAATTACTCGAGTTTTTGTAGATGGAGGATTCAGTAAAAATTCAATCTACATGAACCTGTTGGCAAAGGAATATCCAGAAGTTGAAGTATATGCTGCATCCATGGCGCAAGCAACAGCAGTTGGTGCTGCATTGGTCATCCATGAGCATTGGAATTCCTTACCTATCCCTAATGATTTGATAGAATTGAGGTTCTTTAGAACCTAA
- a CDS encoding FGGY family carbohydrate kinase, with product MRFFRKTEYDVKAINFTSYGASFVLIREDGQPLTPLYNYLKEYPKDLKDELHNRYAGLEQFSLDTASPDLGSLNSGLQLYRIKHQKPEIFAETKSALHLPQYLSFLLSGKMYSDKTSIGCHTALWDYHTQDYHQWVKDNGIEEKLAPIVQANEVFAANFPGSTFKIGCGLHDSSSALIPYLLNFHEPFVLISTGTWCISLNPFNHSPLTKDELVQDCLFYLSYKGDPVKASRLFAGHEHDVQTKRIADHFSITTAKFRNMEIDWKLVDELNNKSIFK from the coding sequence ATGAGATTTTTCCGAAAGACTGAATACGATGTAAAGGCTATCAATTTCACTTCCTATGGCGCAAGTTTCGTACTGATCCGGGAAGATGGTCAGCCTTTGACTCCACTATACAATTACCTAAAAGAATATCCAAAAGATTTAAAGGACGAACTTCATAATCGATATGCCGGTCTTGAGCAATTCAGTTTAGATACCGCATCTCCAGATTTAGGGAGTTTAAATTCAGGCTTACAATTATATAGAATAAAACATCAAAAACCAGAAATTTTTGCAGAGACCAAATCTGCCCTACATTTACCACAATATCTCAGCTTTTTACTTTCTGGGAAAATGTATTCTGATAAAACAAGTATAGGATGTCATACAGCCTTATGGGATTACCATACACAAGATTATCACCAATGGGTAAAGGATAATGGAATCGAGGAAAAGTTAGCGCCAATCGTTCAGGCGAATGAAGTTTTTGCAGCTAATTTCCCGGGAAGTACATTCAAGATTGGTTGCGGTTTGCATGATTCGTCTTCAGCATTAATCCCTTATCTTTTGAATTTTCATGAACCCTTTGTTTTGATCTCTACAGGCACATGGTGCATTTCTTTAAATCCGTTTAATCATAGTCCATTGACCAAAGACGAACTCGTACAAGATTGTCTTTTTTATCTTTCCTATAAAGGTGATCCGGTCAAAGCATCTCGGTTATTTGCAGGTCATGAACATGATGTGCAAACAAAAAGAATTGCAGATCATTTTAGCATTACAACAGCCAAATTTCGGAATATGGAAATCGATTGGAAATTAGTAGATGAACTGAACAATAAATCGATTTTCAAATGA